A genome region from Geoanaerobacter pelophilus includes the following:
- a CDS encoding PAS domain-containing hybrid sensor histidine kinase/response regulator, with translation MDGMTAPRTFISRLAIGVFFANLFVYLLVGMSLYPHQHHDFPGQSASNHLVQWPQEAFVMAALLFSLVSIYVARLAYRKWQSGRAGVEKLHSSIIYTRTLLDTIPDLIWLKDLNGVYLSCNRTFERFFGASEADIIGKTDHDFVVKELADSFREHDRKAMAAGKPSSNEEWVTFADNGQQALLYTTKTPMFDAEGRLIGILGVGRDITDRKIVEDKLVRHQEHLEELVAERTNELLLAREAAETANRAKSMFLANMSHEIRTPMNGVLGLTLMLTETELSKTQRHYVEIIKNSGNNLLQLINDILDFSKLEDGKFELESSAFDLQSTIGETIELISFSAREKGLELQSVIAPDIPQWLMGDAARLRQVIINLVGNAIKFTQKGFVKLQLSKDAESEQEVTVRFIVCDSGPGIPVDKIEQIFKPFIQADGSITRKFGGTGLGLSICKKLVALMKGEIGVESHEGEGSIFWFTAVLEKLTGEEVAAATFKAESIPAPEADTVTKCGRRLLLVEDDPINQEVASSFLVKLGYSFDVVDNGREALEALIANEYGLVLLDCMMPEMGGFEVISAIRDAGSAVRDHNIPVIALTAKAILGDREKCLAAGMNDYLAKPLRIEELGAVLGRWLTVPADAFTACFDEAGLLERHQGDREKVKELTPFFVSKAHQYISALEQSIAEGNVSELLHYAHTLKGAAYTMGATGVATMAGEMEEIGRSNNLSEAGQKLQQITEVFASLRQLLTERGWLKHS, from the coding sequence ATGGATGGCATGACAGCGCCACGTACTTTTATCTCTCGCCTGGCAATCGGTGTTTTTTTTGCCAACCTGTTTGTTTATCTGCTGGTTGGAATGTCTCTCTATCCGCATCAGCATCACGATTTCCCTGGTCAATCTGCAAGTAATCACTTGGTTCAATGGCCACAGGAAGCGTTTGTCATGGCGGCGCTGCTATTTTCCCTGGTCTCTATCTACGTTGCCAGGCTGGCTTACCGGAAATGGCAATCCGGCAGGGCAGGGGTAGAGAAGCTGCATTCATCGATTATTTATACACGCACCCTGCTGGACACAATTCCAGACCTGATCTGGCTGAAAGACCTGAATGGTGTCTACCTGTCGTGCAACAGAACCTTTGAAAGGTTCTTCGGCGCCAGCGAGGCCGATATTATTGGCAAGACCGATCATGACTTTGTGGTCAAGGAACTGGCTGACTCGTTCCGCGAGCATGACCGCAAGGCCATGGCAGCAGGGAAACCCAGCAGCAACGAAGAATGGGTCACCTTTGCCGATAATGGCCAACAGGCTTTGCTGTACACAACCAAGACACCGATGTTTGACGCTGAGGGCAGACTTATCGGCATTCTGGGAGTCGGCCGCGACATCACCGATCGCAAGATAGTTGAAGACAAGCTGGTGCGTCACCAGGAGCACCTCGAAGAGCTGGTGGCAGAGCGGACGAATGAACTGCTCCTTGCCCGCGAAGCTGCTGAAACTGCCAATCGGGCCAAGAGCATGTTCCTGGCCAACATGAGTCATGAAATCCGCACCCCGATGAATGGCGTTCTCGGCTTGACACTCATGTTGACGGAAACGGAACTGAGTAAAACCCAGCGCCACTATGTCGAGATCATCAAGAACTCGGGGAATAACCTGCTGCAACTGATCAACGATATCCTGGATTTTTCCAAGCTTGAAGATGGCAAGTTTGAGCTTGAATCATCCGCGTTTGATCTCCAGTCAACCATAGGCGAAACCATAGAGCTGATCTCCTTTTCTGCCCGCGAAAAAGGGCTGGAACTGCAATCGGTAATAGCTCCTGATATCCCTCAGTGGTTGATGGGGGATGCCGCGCGCTTGCGCCAGGTCATTATCAACCTGGTCGGCAACGCCATCAAGTTCACCCAAAAGGGTTTTGTGAAGCTCCAGTTGAGCAAAGATGCCGAAAGCGAGCAGGAGGTTACTGTGCGCTTCATTGTGTGTGACAGTGGCCCCGGTATTCCGGTCGACAAAATAGAGCAGATATTCAAACCGTTCATCCAGGCTGATGGTTCAATTACCCGAAAGTTTGGCGGTACCGGACTCGGGTTGTCAATCTGCAAAAAACTGGTCGCTTTGATGAAGGGAGAAATCGGAGTCGAGAGCCACGAGGGTGAGGGCTCGATCTTCTGGTTCACCGCAGTCCTAGAAAAGCTGACCGGTGAGGAGGTTGCCGCTGCGACGTTCAAGGCGGAGTCAATCCCAGCGCCTGAAGCAGATACTGTCACAAAGTGTGGCCGGCGACTGCTGCTGGTTGAGGACGATCCGATAAATCAGGAGGTTGCCTCCTCGTTTTTAGTGAAGTTGGGATATTCTTTTGATGTCGTTGATAATGGCAGGGAAGCACTGGAGGCTCTTATCGCGAACGAGTACGGGCTGGTGCTGCTGGACTGCATGATGCCGGAAATGGGAGGATTCGAGGTGATCTCTGCTATCCGCGATGCCGGGTCGGCTGTGAGGGACCACAATATCCCGGTTATTGCCCTGACAGCCAAGGCGATTCTCGGTGATCGTGAAAAGTGTCTTGCCGCCGGAATGAATGACTACCTGGCGAAACCTCTGCGCATAGAAGAACTGGGAGCAGTCCTGGGGAGATGGTTGACAGTTCCAGCAGACGCTTTCACTGCTTGTTTTGACGAAGCCGGATTGCTGGAACGGCACCAAGGCGATCGGGAAAAGGTCAAAGAGCTTACGCCGTTTTTCGTGTCAAAGGCACACCAGTACATTTCAGCCTTAGAGCAGAGCATTGCCGAAGGCAATGTCTCTGAACTCCTGCACTATGCCCATACCCTTAAAGGAGCGGCATATACCATGGGGGCAACTGGGGTTGCCACCATGGCCGGTGAAATGGAGGAAATCGGCAGAAGCAACAATCTCAGTGAGGCCGGACAAAAACTGCAGCAGATTACCGAAGTGTTTGCCTCGCTGCGGCAACTGCTTACCGAACGCGGCTGGCTCAAACATAGCTGA
- a CDS encoding acetate/propionate family kinase, with amino-acid sequence MKILTLNCLSHSIKYHLFTWEGKSVLASGTVDRVGLGGSCLCQKIPGLAPYLVEIDNADHQGAIAALIAALTDPQHGIIADVGEISAVGHRVAHGGKEFRHSVQIDSHVLSVIRKQQHLAPLHCTPNIAGIEAAMVQLPNILHVAVFDTAFHSTMPEHAYLYPLPYEWHENYGVRRYGFHGPSHYYLSRRAAVLLNKSADSCNLITIHLDRGVSLCAIRNGLSIDTSMGMTPLGGAVMETRCGDIDPGIPAFIMQEMDLSPQEMEQVLNHKSGIYGITGQRLERQLFLQAVLAGDNRCKLALEMETYRIRKYIGAYLAVIGPLDGLVFSAGTGASEWLTREMTLHGLECFGIQFDRELNRTVQLEQGDVELTGEGSLLRTFVIPTSEERVIVDDVVAVADTYRNHLRYDF; translated from the coding sequence ATGAAAATTCTGACACTTAATTGCTTGAGTCATTCGATAAAATACCACCTCTTTACCTGGGAGGGAAAGAGTGTGCTGGCATCGGGGACGGTGGACCGGGTGGGCCTTGGCGGTTCATGTCTTTGTCAGAAAATTCCCGGTCTGGCACCATACCTTGTGGAAATCGACAACGCCGATCACCAAGGCGCTATAGCCGCGCTCATTGCTGCCCTGACCGACCCGCAGCACGGCATCATCGCTGATGTCGGGGAAATTTCTGCTGTTGGTCACCGGGTTGCTCATGGTGGCAAAGAATTCCGTCACTCGGTGCAGATTGATAGCCATGTTCTCAGCGTTATCCGGAAGCAGCAACATCTGGCGCCATTGCACTGTACCCCCAACATCGCCGGCATCGAGGCGGCAATGGTGCAGTTGCCCAATATCCTTCATGTGGCAGTTTTCGATACTGCTTTCCATAGCACCATGCCCGAGCATGCCTACCTTTATCCGCTGCCCTACGAATGGCACGAGAATTATGGGGTCCGTCGTTATGGGTTCCACGGCCCGTCGCACTACTATCTTTCGCGACGGGCAGCCGTACTTCTCAACAAGTCGGCCGATAGTTGCAATCTGATCACCATTCACCTCGACCGTGGGGTATCGCTGTGCGCTATCAGAAATGGCCTCTCCATCGATACCAGCATGGGGATGACTCCACTTGGAGGAGCGGTCATGGAGACCCGGTGCGGCGATATCGATCCCGGCATCCCTGCCTTTATAATGCAGGAGATGGACCTTTCACCGCAGGAAATGGAACAGGTCCTCAATCACAAAAGCGGTATTTACGGTATCACCGGGCAGCGATTGGAACGGCAGTTATTTTTGCAGGCAGTATTGGCTGGTGATAATCGCTGCAAGTTAGCCCTGGAGATGGAAACCTACCGTATCAGGAAATACATCGGGGCCTATCTTGCGGTTATCGGGCCATTGGATGGCCTCGTTTTTAGTGCCGGTACAGGTGCGTCGGAATGGCTAACGCGGGAGATGACGCTGCATGGACTGGAGTGCTTCGGGATACAATTTGACCGGGAGCTGAATCGCACTGTTCAACTGGAGCAGGGAGATGTGGAACTTACCGGTGAAGGCTCATTACTGAGAACCTTTGTCATTCCGACCAGTGAAGAACGCGTCATTGTCGATGATGTCGTTGCCGTTGCCGATACCTACAGGAATCATCTGCGTTATGATTTTTAG
- a CDS encoding M16 family metallopeptidase yields MNCIYRYLLAMCVSILVLSNIQLATAAEVTRITLENGLRVVIVQNALAPVVTIQLNYLVGSNDAPDGFPGTAHALEHMMFRGSPGMTADQLAAINAAMGGECNAETQQTVTQYFCTVPTNAFETALKVESLRMKALLATDELWREERGAIEQEVARDLSSPMYLLFTQLLEKLFKGTPYEHDALGTRPSFEKTKAAMLRRFHRDWYVPNNAVLIIVGDIDPQRAIVAARRDFENIPARKLPERNEVRLRALSPSSIRMNSNLPDQIAVVAYRFPGSDSPDYAAGQLLADLLASQRAELYSLVTQGKSLSADFALAPLPKASAGYVVVTAPHDGNGEELLGLIKNIISGYVRDGVPEELVESARMHEIASTEFQKNSIEGLASAWSQAVAIEGRNAPGDDIEAIRKVTVADVNRVARQYLQNDSAITALLVPAVNGKAVTVQGGRSKEAFSKRNVKHIKLPRWARDLSGLPDVEAIKRENPADFILDNGLRVIVRTIRSSQSIGLYGMVRTRPEIQVPEGKEGVDSVMNELFSYGTTSLSRIDLLKGYDDIAADASAGTSFSLQALSSHFDRGVELLADNLLRPLFPIDAFNIVRQELSGELTGLLKSPAWVAGQSMKKLLYPKNDPVLRHATSSSVAALTLNDVTSYYRTVFRPDMTTIVIVGDIGADEARKTISRYFGMWKATGPKPLIDLPSVPDSRSGSILVPDPSRVQAEVELSETLRLKRKDQDFYPFQVGMHVLSGGFYATRLYRELREKTGLVYNVDSSLEASKTRSVLSIIFGSDAPKIHRARSLIKRELSLMQKQLVTDAELHQAKQLMLNQLALSGSSTQGIAGELLHLVRNGLPLDEPYSAARRYQKVTSQEIRKAFRRWVRPDSFSEVIRGPSQPTR; encoded by the coding sequence ATGAACTGCATATATCGTTATCTGCTTGCAATGTGTGTGTCGATACTGGTTTTATCCAATATCCAATTGGCAACCGCCGCTGAAGTAACCAGAATCACACTGGAGAACGGGCTTCGGGTAGTAATCGTACAGAATGCTCTCGCCCCGGTAGTCACGATTCAACTCAATTATCTGGTTGGTTCTAATGATGCGCCGGACGGTTTTCCCGGAACAGCCCATGCGCTTGAACATATGATGTTCAGAGGTAGCCCTGGAATGACTGCCGACCAGCTTGCTGCCATCAATGCTGCAATGGGGGGCGAATGTAATGCCGAGACCCAGCAGACCGTGACTCAATATTTCTGCACCGTACCGACCAATGCATTCGAAACAGCTCTTAAAGTCGAGTCTCTCAGAATGAAAGCACTACTTGCTACCGATGAGTTGTGGCGGGAAGAGAGAGGAGCGATTGAGCAGGAGGTTGCGCGTGATCTGTCAAGTCCAATGTATCTTCTATTCACGCAATTGCTTGAGAAGTTGTTCAAAGGAACACCCTACGAACATGATGCCTTGGGGACCCGTCCCTCGTTCGAGAAGACGAAAGCCGCAATGCTGCGGCGATTCCATCGTGACTGGTATGTGCCAAACAACGCCGTCCTGATAATTGTCGGCGATATCGATCCTCAGAGGGCCATCGTTGCGGCTCGAAGAGACTTTGAAAACATACCTGCCCGAAAGCTTCCAGAACGAAACGAAGTCAGGTTAAGAGCATTGTCTCCTTCATCTATCCGCATGAACTCAAACTTGCCCGATCAAATCGCCGTCGTCGCCTATCGTTTCCCGGGCTCCGACAGTCCTGATTATGCCGCAGGTCAATTGCTTGCGGATCTCCTTGCAAGTCAGCGGGCAGAACTATACTCGTTGGTAACTCAAGGCAAATCGCTTAGTGCCGATTTTGCATTAGCACCACTTCCGAAAGCATCTGCAGGGTATGTTGTTGTGACAGCGCCCCATGATGGTAATGGGGAAGAGCTGCTTGGTCTAATCAAAAATATCATTTCAGGGTATGTTCGCGATGGGGTGCCAGAAGAGTTGGTTGAGTCAGCCCGAATGCACGAAATTGCCTCTACCGAATTCCAGAAAAACTCCATAGAAGGTCTCGCGTCAGCATGGTCACAGGCTGTTGCAATCGAAGGACGTAACGCTCCTGGAGATGATATTGAAGCTATCAGAAAGGTTACCGTAGCCGATGTTAACCGAGTCGCACGCCAATATTTGCAAAACGATAGTGCAATTACCGCGCTTCTCGTCCCTGCAGTCAACGGGAAAGCTGTTACTGTCCAAGGAGGGAGGAGCAAAGAAGCCTTCAGTAAACGAAACGTGAAACATATCAAGTTACCCAGGTGGGCAAGAGATCTTTCCGGTTTGCCCGATGTTGAGGCAATAAAACGTGAGAACCCCGCAGATTTCATCCTGGACAACGGCCTGAGAGTCATAGTCCGTACAATCAGGTCGAGTCAAAGTATTGGTCTTTATGGAATGGTGCGAACAAGGCCGGAGATTCAGGTGCCAGAAGGTAAGGAAGGCGTAGACTCTGTCATGAACGAGCTTTTTTCATATGGGACCACGTCATTGAGTCGAATCGACCTATTAAAGGGATATGACGACATTGCGGCAGATGCTTCGGCCGGGACCAGTTTCTCGCTTCAGGCTTTGTCATCTCATTTTGACCGGGGAGTCGAGCTGCTTGCTGATAACCTTCTGCGCCCCTTGTTTCCAATCGATGCATTTAACATTGTACGTCAGGAATTGTCCGGTGAGTTGACTGGCTTGCTAAAAAGCCCTGCGTGGGTTGCCGGACAGTCGATGAAGAAACTCCTGTATCCCAAAAACGACCCCGTCTTGCGGCATGCCACTTCATCATCGGTTGCTGCGCTCACTTTGAATGATGTGACGTCTTATTATCGTACGGTTTTTCGTCCTGATATGACAACGATTGTTATAGTAGGTGACATAGGAGCGGACGAGGCAAGGAAAACTATCTCTAGGTATTTCGGAATGTGGAAAGCCACCGGCCCAAAACCTTTGATTGATCTACCGTCAGTACCGGACAGCAGGAGTGGATCAATTTTGGTGCCGGACCCCTCCAGAGTACAGGCTGAGGTGGAGTTGTCGGAGACCCTGCGATTGAAACGCAAGGACCAGGATTTCTACCCATTTCAGGTGGGCATGCATGTATTGTCGGGAGGATTTTACGCAACCCGCCTTTACCGGGAGTTGCGCGAGAAAACCGGGCTAGTTTATAACGTCGACTCTTCTCTTGAAGCCAGTAAAACCAGATCAGTATTAAGTATCATATTCGGTTCAGATGCACCCAAAATTCATAGGGCTCGTTCCTTAATAAAAAGAGAATTATCCTTGATGCAAAAACAGCTGGTCACTGACGCGGAACTACATCAGGCAAAGCAACTCATGCTCAATCAGTTGGCTCTTTCTGGTAGCAGCACACAAGGGATTGCCGGTGAATTGTTGCACCTCGTTCGAAATGGACTGCCTCTTGATGAGCCATATAGTGCTGCCAGGCGTTATCAAAAAGTTACCTCTCAGGAAATTCGTAAGGCATTCAGGCGTTGGGTGCGACCCGATAGTTTTTCAGAGGTGATTCGTGGACCGTCACAGCCAACACGCTAA
- a CDS encoding DUF2845 domain-containing protein: protein MTRLYTLITTVGLLTLAIPPALADDRDTLRCGAAIISIGSTAGEVLNKCGEPASGSQREAVTINGNRQYRTIITNDIEDWIFNFGPNQFQYQITLKNGRVRHIQSLGKGY, encoded by the coding sequence ATGACCAGGCTGTACACACTGATAACCACCGTGGGCTTGCTAACGCTTGCTATCCCCCCGGCTCTTGCCGATGACAGAGACACCTTGAGATGTGGTGCTGCAATTATCTCCATTGGCAGTACCGCTGGTGAAGTGCTGAATAAGTGCGGCGAACCTGCTTCTGGATCACAGAGGGAGGCTGTTACCATTAACGGCAATCGACAGTACCGGACCATCATCACCAATGATATTGAGGACTGGATCTTCAATTTCGGGCCGAACCAGTTTCAGTATCAGATAACACTCAAAAATGGCCGGGTCAGACACATTCAGAGCCTGGGGAAAGGCTATTAA
- a CDS encoding MarR family winged helix-turn-helix transcriptional regulator → MPIANTKIERINLLYHLGLLTRRWRQVLDSEFQAVGLTDATWRPLLHLHLLGDGVRQKDLAASIGIEGPSLVRLIDTLVKKGLIQRSEDGVDRRAKQLTLTTEGQIVVARIREIVTQLEKELLSPFSDSEIDRFGQFIKTLELAVSEVRMRGKQ, encoded by the coding sequence ATGCCTATAGCCAATACAAAAATTGAGCGCATTAACCTGCTTTATCACCTTGGGCTTCTGACACGGCGCTGGCGTCAGGTGCTGGACAGTGAGTTTCAGGCTGTCGGCCTGACCGATGCTACCTGGCGGCCACTGCTGCATCTTCACCTGCTTGGCGACGGCGTACGCCAAAAGGATCTGGCTGCGTCCATCGGCATTGAAGGGCCATCCCTGGTTCGCCTCATCGACACCCTGGTGAAAAAGGGACTGATCCAGCGTTCGGAAGATGGTGTAGACCGGCGCGCCAAGCAGCTCACGCTGACCACCGAGGGTCAAATCGTTGTAGCCCGGATACGAGAGATTGTCACACAGCTCGAAAAGGAGTTGCTCAGCCCCTTCAGCGACAGCGAGATTGACCGGTTCGGACAGTTCATCAAGACCTTGGAATTAGCGGTAAGTGAGGTCCGGATGCGGGGCAAGCAATGA
- a CDS encoding cytochrome c3 family protein, producing the protein MNKQIGTLSLIMMVMASSSALAVGSGKTLEFKESSMGTVVFDGTAHKNAGLTCSDCHNPEIFPKMKKGSVKITMNELYAGKYCGRCHDGKKAFMIKDNCTRCHHKPDSK; encoded by the coding sequence ATGAATAAACAGATCGGGACATTAAGTTTGATTATGATGGTTATGGCGAGTAGCAGTGCTCTTGCTGTTGGCTCAGGCAAGACGCTGGAATTCAAGGAAAGCTCGATGGGAACAGTGGTTTTTGATGGGACAGCTCACAAGAATGCCGGATTAACCTGTTCCGACTGTCATAACCCTGAAATTTTCCCAAAGATGAAGAAGGGGTCAGTCAAGATAACCATGAATGAGCTGTATGCCGGCAAGTATTGCGGGAGATGTCATGATGGCAAGAAAGCCTTCATGATCAAGGACAACTGTACTCGCTGTCACCATAAGCCTGATAGCAAATAA
- a CDS encoding VOC family protein: MEKPNIGCWFEIYVQDMKRAKEFYESVFQLKLERLNSPDLELWAFPMEMGRWGAGGALVKMEGVSSGGNSTIIYFSCDDCAVEQARIIAAGGKIHREKWSIGEYGFIALAYDTEGNMIGLHSLK, from the coding sequence ATGGAAAAACCCAATATTGGATGTTGGTTCGAGATATACGTGCAAGACATGAAGCGAGCTAAGGAGTTTTATGAGTCGGTCTTTCAGCTCAAGTTGGAGCGTTTGAACAGTCCGGACCTGGAGTTGTGGGCCTTCCCCATGGAAATGGGCAGGTGGGGAGCTGGTGGGGCATTAGTTAAAATGGAGGGGGTATCTTCAGGTGGCAACAGCACCATAATTTACTTCAGCTGTGACGACTGTGCCGTTGAGCAGGCTCGGATAATTGCTGCAGGGGGGAAGATCCATCGCGAAAAATGGTCTATCGGTGAGTATGGTTTTATTGCGTTGGCCTATGACACCGAGGGCAACATGATTGGCTTGCATTCTCTGAAATAG